In Alloyangia pacifica, the following proteins share a genomic window:
- a CDS encoding SspB family protein, with product MPGGIDYGNLMHRAMRGLINDVLAGVQETGLPGDHHFFITFDTQHPDVELADWLSDRYPGEMTVVMQHWYEDLEVTEDGFTVTLNFGDAPERLYIPYDAIKTFVDPSVEFGLRFETHEEEDDDDDEPTPPEGGPDDGPRETVKQDAEVVRLDSFRK from the coding sequence ATGCCCGGCGGCATCGACTATGGCAATCTCATGCACCGCGCCATGCGCGGGCTCATCAACGACGTGCTCGCAGGGGTCCAGGAGACCGGTCTTCCGGGCGATCACCACTTCTTCATAACCTTCGACACCCAGCACCCCGACGTGGAACTGGCCGACTGGCTCTCGGACCGCTACCCGGGCGAGATGACCGTGGTCATGCAGCATTGGTACGAAGACCTCGAGGTCACCGAGGACGGCTTTACCGTCACGCTGAACTTCGGCGATGCGCCCGAGCGGCTCTATATCCCCTATGACGCGATCAAGACCTTTGTCGATCCGTCGGTGGAATTCGGTCTGCGCTTCGAAACCCACGAAGAAGAGGATGACGACGACGACGAGCCGACCCCGCCCGAGGGTGGCCCGGACGACGGACCGCGCGAGACGGTCAAGCAGGATGCCGAGGTCGTGCGCCTCGATTCTTTCCGCAAGTGA